One Osmerus mordax isolate fOsmMor3 chromosome 16, fOsmMor3.pri, whole genome shotgun sequence genomic window carries:
- the rgs18 gene encoding regulator of G-protein signaling 18, translating into METLVFLFPQLNYFFAAKEEEYFKMLGPEDLQAQRMKDKNTSAVRLKEKDRKSRLSLLLTKSGSHENVGVEKTTATATNKISPEAALKWSDSFEELLKHSDGVETFSHFLRTEFSEENIEFWLACEDYKITESETKLLSKAKQMYAVFIVADAPKEINIDHSTRVAIQKNVVQPTKSCFEAAQSKVYSLMKKDCYPRFLVSDIYLRLTKRKTPGGTLYRRRSRSCVFTDRAEATADSSVWL; encoded by the exons ATGGAGACGCTTGTTTTTCTATTTCCTCAATTGAACTACTTTTTTGCCGCAAAGGAGGAAGAGTATTTCAAAATGCTTGGTCCAGAGGACCTGCAAGCACAGAGAATGAAAGACAAGAATACAAG TGCCGTCAGACTGAaggagaaggacagaaagagtCGACTCAGCCTGCTGCTGACCAAGTCAGGCTCCCATGAAAATGTTGGTGTGGAAAAAACGACAGCCACAGCAACAAACAA GATCTCACCAGAGGCAGCTTTGAAATGGAGTGACTCCTTTGAAGAACTGCTAAAACATTCAG ATGGAGTGGAGaccttctctcacttcctcagGACTGAGTTCAGCGAGGAGAACATCGAGTTCTGGCTAGCCTGTGAGGACTACAAGATTACAGAGTCGGAAACCAAGCTCCTGTCTAAAGCCAAGCAGATGTATGCTGTCTTTATTGTCGCCGATGCCCCAAAAGAG ATCAACATTGACCACTCAACCAGGGTGGCCATTCAGAAGAACGTTGTCCAGCCCACCAAGAGCTGCTTTGAAGCAGCGCAAAGTAAAGTGTACAGTCTAATGAAGAAAGACTGCTACCCCAGGTTCCTGGTGTCTGACATCTATCTGCGCCTCACGAAGAGGAAGACCCCAGGGGGCACCCTGTACCGGAGGAGGTCACGATCCTGCGTGTTCACCGACCGAGCGGAGGCCACAGCGGACTCCTCAGTCTGGTTGTGA